In the Gemmatimonadales bacterium genome, one interval contains:
- the lipB gene encoding lipoyl(octanoyl) transferase LipB translates to MTAAIRVVDLGRRPYGEVLELQRRLCRERVEGSRTEDLLLLVEHDPVVTLGRGTRATSLPFDRLTLEARGLEVFEIERGGDVTLHAPGQLVGYPIFHLESHRPDLHWYLRQLEQALIDALAQLGVPSDRNPGLTGVWTGGRKIASIGIHVKRWVTFHGFALNVTTALDLFQWIVPCGIHGVTMTSIATELGSSGHSGELDARVRQAVTEAFGRIFDRATIIGSPADLAPIATAS, encoded by the coding sequence GTGACAGCGGCAATTCGGGTCGTTGACCTGGGCCGCCGTCCGTACGGCGAAGTGCTCGAGTTGCAGCGGCGCCTCTGCCGGGAGCGGGTCGAGGGCAGCCGGACCGAGGACCTCCTGCTACTCGTCGAACACGACCCCGTCGTGACGCTCGGCCGCGGCACCCGGGCAACCAGCCTGCCCTTCGACCGCCTAACGCTCGAGGCCCGGGGCCTCGAGGTGTTCGAGATCGAGCGGGGGGGAGATGTCACCCTGCACGCCCCCGGGCAGCTCGTCGGATACCCGATCTTCCACCTCGAGTCGCATCGACCCGATCTTCACTGGTACCTCCGGCAGCTCGAGCAGGCGCTGATCGATGCGCTTGCTCAGCTCGGGGTGCCCTCCGATCGCAATCCAGGGCTCACCGGCGTCTGGACCGGCGGTCGCAAGATTGCCAGCATCGGCATCCACGTGAAGCGCTGGGTCACCTTTCATGGCTTTGCCCTCAACGTCACCACCGCACTCGATCTGTTTCAGTGGATCGTTCCCTGCGGCATTCACGGCGTTACCATGACCAGCATCGCGACCGAACTCGGCTCGAGCGGGCACAGTGGCGAGTTGGACGCGCGGGTACGTCAGGCCGTGACGGAGGCGTTCGGGCGGATCTTCGATCGCGCCACGATTATCGGCAGCCCCGCCGATCTGGCACCGATCGCGACCGCATCGTAG
- the lipA gene encoding lipoyl synthase, with the protein MLLGWIPLSALEITLALPLVQLTRSPAAPEAGRPLAVAEAPLERKPSWLKVKAPGGGNYIKIKKLMRDLGLHTVCEEARCPNIGECWEHKAATFMILGDVCTRNCAYCAVAHGTPAPYDPVEPIRLADAVAQMELQHVVITSVDRDDLENGGAEAFAGCITEIKKRLPQTSVEVLIPDFKGSEKALAIVMEARPDILNHNLETVERLYRLARPGGRYPRALQVLANARKLVPDGLTKSGIILGLGEEWDELLHAMRDLRRSDVNILTLGQYLRPSDGHLPIARYYTPEEFAELKVIGMEMGFDHVEASPLTRSSYHAWEQVDQAKASKANS; encoded by the coding sequence ATTCTTCTGGGTTGGATTCCGCTCTCAGCATTGGAGATCACGTTGGCGCTGCCGCTGGTGCAACTGACCCGTTCCCCCGCCGCTCCGGAAGCCGGGCGCCCGCTCGCGGTCGCAGAGGCTCCCCTCGAGCGCAAGCCCTCCTGGCTCAAGGTCAAAGCCCCGGGGGGCGGTAACTATATCAAGATCAAGAAGTTGATGCGGGACCTGGGCCTGCATACCGTGTGCGAGGAGGCCCGCTGCCCCAACATCGGCGAATGCTGGGAACACAAAGCCGCCACCTTCATGATCCTGGGCGACGTCTGCACCCGCAACTGCGCCTATTGCGCGGTGGCCCACGGTACCCCGGCACCCTACGACCCGGTCGAGCCGATCCGGTTGGCCGACGCCGTGGCGCAGATGGAATTGCAGCATGTGGTGATTACCTCGGTCGACCGCGACGACCTCGAGAATGGGGGCGCCGAGGCGTTTGCCGGGTGTATTACCGAGATCAAAAAGCGCCTGCCGCAGACCTCGGTCGAAGTGCTGATTCCGGATTTCAAGGGATCGGAAAAGGCACTGGCCATCGTGATGGAGGCCCGGCCAGACATTCTCAACCACAATCTTGAAACGGTCGAGCGACTCTACCGCTTGGCCCGACCGGGCGGACGCTATCCGCGCGCCCTGCAAGTGCTCGCGAATGCCCGCAAGCTGGTGCCCGACGGACTCACCAAGTCCGGCATCATTTTGGGCCTCGGTGAAGAGTGGGACGAACTGCTGCACGCGATGCGGGATCTGCGGCGTTCGGACGTGAACATTCTTACCCTCGGCCAGTACCTTCGGCCCTCGGACGGCCACCTGCCGATTGCTCGGTACTACACCCCCGAGGAGTTTGCCGAACTCAAGGTCATCGGGATGGAGATGGGCTTCGATCACGTGGAAGCCAGCCCCCTCACCCGATCCAGCTATCACGCCTGGGAGCAAGTCGACCAGGCCAAGGCTTCCAAAGCGAACTCATGA
- a CDS encoding pyruvate dehydrogenase complex E1 component subunit beta translates to MATVTYRDALNQALREEMTRDDRVFLMGEEVAEYDGAYKVSRGLLKEFGPKRVVDTPIAELGFTGIGVGAAMVGLRPVIEMMTWNFALLAIDQIVNSAAKMRYMSGGQVGVPIVFRGPGGAALQLAAQHSQAFESWYAHIPGLKVIAPATPADAKGLLKAAIRDDDPIVFIEGEMLYNLKDEVPDEDHVVPIGKADIKRAGNDVTIICHSKTVAPSLKAAEALAADGVEAEVIDLRTIRPLDVEAILTSVAKTNRCVVAEEGWSFAGVGAQVVDTIQREAFDALDAPVLRVTGADVPMPYNKFLERAAKVDAAKIQDAAKKVLYR, encoded by the coding sequence ATGGCTACGGTCACGTATCGTGACGCGCTCAATCAGGCGCTCCGCGAAGAGATGACGCGCGACGACCGCGTCTTTCTGATGGGTGAAGAGGTGGCCGAGTACGACGGCGCCTACAAAGTCAGCCGCGGTCTGCTCAAGGAGTTCGGCCCCAAGCGGGTGGTCGACACCCCGATTGCCGAATTGGGCTTTACCGGCATCGGCGTCGGCGCCGCGATGGTCGGCCTCCGGCCGGTCATCGAAATGATGACCTGGAACTTTGCCTTGCTGGCGATCGACCAGATCGTCAATTCCGCCGCCAAGATGCGCTACATGTCGGGTGGACAGGTCGGGGTACCGATCGTGTTCCGCGGGCCCGGTGGCGCCGCGCTGCAGCTCGCTGCCCAGCATTCGCAGGCGTTCGAGAGCTGGTACGCCCATATCCCGGGGCTCAAGGTTATCGCGCCGGCCACGCCCGCCGACGCCAAGGGTCTGCTCAAGGCCGCCATTCGCGACGACGACCCGATCGTCTTCATCGAAGGCGAGATGCTCTACAACCTGAAGGACGAAGTGCCGGACGAGGATCATGTGGTCCCGATCGGCAAGGCAGACATCAAGCGCGCCGGCAACGACGTGACGATCATCTGCCATTCGAAGACGGTGGCCCCGTCGCTCAAGGCGGCGGAGGCGCTTGCTGCGGATGGAGTGGAAGCCGAAGTCATCGACCTGCGGACGATTCGGCCGCTCGATGTCGAAGCGATCCTGACCTCGGTTGCCAAGACCAATCGTTGCGTCGTCGCCGAGGAGGGCTGGTCCTTTGCAGGCGTTGGGGCGCAGGTGGTCGACACGATTCAGCGCGAGGCCTTCGATGCGCTCGACGCCCCGGTCCTGCGGGTTACCGGCGCTGACGTGCCCATGCCGTACAACAAGTTCCTGGAGCGGGCGGCCAAGGTCGATGCCGCCAAGATTCAGGACGCCGCCAAGAAAGTGCTGTATCGCTGA
- a CDS encoding MaoC family dehydratase, with protein sequence MTQPARLHQIGQEIGVSSWLLIDQDRVDAFAKVTSDADPMHVDPAWCAEHSPFRGTVSFGFLTMSLLTHLSHEVLGWSGSDSVDRDGYGLNYGFDRVRLIEPVPVGSRIRARFTLLDRTEPRPGEARFKYGVTVEIEGKTRPALVAEWLALWVNGSAGHARIASKHENA encoded by the coding sequence GTGACTCAGCCCGCACGCCTGCATCAGATCGGACAGGAGATCGGTGTCTCCTCGTGGCTCCTGATCGACCAGGATCGCGTCGATGCCTTTGCCAAGGTCACCAGCGACGCCGATCCCATGCACGTCGACCCCGCCTGGTGCGCCGAGCACAGCCCGTTTCGGGGAACCGTGTCGTTCGGCTTTCTGACCATGTCGCTCCTGACGCACCTGAGCCACGAGGTGCTGGGCTGGAGCGGCTCCGACAGCGTCGACCGCGACGGCTACGGCCTCAACTACGGCTTCGACCGCGTCCGCCTGATCGAACCTGTCCCGGTGGGCAGCCGTATTCGGGCGCGCTTCACACTGCTCGATCGAACCGAGCCGCGCCCTGGCGAAGCGCGCTTCAAGTACGGGGTCACGGTCGAGATCGAGGGTAAAACCCGCCCCGCCCTCGTCGCAGAGTGGTTGGCGCTCTGGGTCAACGGCTCCGCCGGCCACGCCCGGATTGCCAG
- the thiO gene encoding glycine oxidase ThiO, whose amino-acid sequence MTNSHDVVIVGAGPVGAAAARELSRVGRRVLLIDPGSKPGEAWRASAGMLAPQIETREDTPLFELGVAGREYYRDRAAELADETGINIGLVESGILRLAVTEADDSLLRSAVAWQRQHGQRADWLDPDEVRSEFPWVGRNRGALWAPQDGAVDPVRLVEALRASAIRSGTRFVTDTITSLVRQGGRITGVESEHASYAAGEVVLAAGAWTGRLSGLPRPVSVEPVRGQMIAKPWPKHIPPAIVYGAHGYVLERAGEALCGATVEHAGFTVETTASGEQEVAGIADELIPVLGSAPVTRRWAGLRPGTPDGLPIFGAEPEAPNLWYATGYGRNGILFAGITGIALTHLMAREATFDGVRALSPGRFWSW is encoded by the coding sequence GTGACTAATTCTCATGATGTTGTGATTGTGGGTGCCGGCCCGGTCGGCGCCGCAGCGGCTCGGGAGCTGTCCCGCGTCGGTCGTCGTGTCCTCCTGATCGACCCCGGCTCCAAGCCCGGCGAAGCCTGGCGCGCCTCGGCCGGCATGCTGGCACCCCAGATCGAGACCCGCGAAGACACCCCACTGTTCGAGCTGGGCGTGGCCGGGCGCGAGTACTATCGGGACCGTGCCGCCGAGCTGGCAGACGAGACTGGCATCAACATCGGCTTGGTCGAAAGCGGGATCCTTCGCCTGGCGGTGACGGAGGCCGATGACTCGCTGCTCCGTTCAGCGGTGGCCTGGCAGCGCCAGCACGGCCAGCGAGCCGACTGGCTCGACCCGGACGAAGTGCGCAGCGAGTTTCCCTGGGTTGGTCGCAACCGGGGCGCGCTCTGGGCACCCCAGGACGGCGCCGTCGATCCGGTCCGACTGGTCGAAGCACTCCGAGCCAGCGCCATCCGGTCGGGCACACGGTTCGTTACTGACACAATCACGTCATTAGTGCGGCAAGGCGGCCGGATTACCGGTGTCGAAAGCGAACACGCCAGCTACGCTGCCGGGGAGGTCGTTCTGGCCGCCGGCGCCTGGACCGGGCGCCTGAGCGGTCTGCCGCGGCCGGTGTCGGTCGAGCCGGTTCGGGGCCAGATGATCGCCAAGCCGTGGCCGAAGCACATTCCTCCTGCCATCGTCTACGGTGCGCACGGCTACGTACTCGAACGCGCCGGCGAGGCGCTCTGCGGAGCGACCGTGGAACACGCGGGGTTCACGGTCGAAACAACCGCGAGCGGCGAACAGGAGGTCGCGGGCATTGCCGACGAGTTGATCCCGGTCCTGGGGTCGGCGCCGGTAACCCGCCGGTGGGCCGGCCTGCGACCCGGCACCCCGGACGGCCTGCCGATTTTCGGCGCCGAACCCGAAGCGCCCAATCTGTGGTACGCCACCGGCTACGGCCGGAACGGCATTCTGTTCGCCGGAATCACTGGCATTGCGCTGACACACCTGATGGCGCGTGAGGCCACCTTCGACGGCGTCCGGGCGCTCAGCCCCGGGCGGTTCTGGAGCTGGTAG
- the lpdA gene encoding dihydrolipoyl dehydrogenase — protein sequence MSTFDVIVLGGGPAGYVAAIRAAQLGLSTAVVEKEKLGGVCVNIGCIPTKALLHSAYALNLISHDAKALGIEVGEVKGNYGVAMKRSRQVSEQNSKGVEFLMKKNKITVIKGTGTLLPGKKVKVGSDTHSANKAVIIATGSRVKGIPAIGLEINKTTVISSDEALFLEKVPASIAIVGAGAVGSEFADIFNAFGSKVTLIEALPRIIPIEDADASDVLTKSYKKRGIAVLAGAKVKKATVGANDVTLEVEAGGKTETITVEKVLMAAGRAVNTEDIGLDKVGIKLTDRGFIQVNLATLETTAAGYYAIGDVAGPPMLAHKGSREGTYVAEVIAGHKPHPIKYDNVPSVTYCHPEVASIGLTEDQCKEKKLDYQVGKFPFSANGRARASNDTEGFVKIIRDKKYGEILGATIVGGHASEMIHELAVARENEYTVEEVDLAIHAHPTLSEAIAEAALDSMGRVIHT from the coding sequence GTGTCCACCTTTGATGTCATCGTGCTCGGCGGCGGTCCCGCCGGTTACGTCGCGGCCATTCGCGCTGCGCAGCTCGGTCTCTCGACGGCGGTCGTCGAAAAGGAAAAGCTGGGCGGCGTCTGCGTCAACATCGGCTGCATTCCGACCAAGGCGCTGCTGCACAGTGCCTACGCACTCAATCTGATCAGCCATGATGCCAAGGCGCTCGGCATCGAGGTCGGTGAGGTCAAAGGCAACTACGGCGTGGCCATGAAGCGCTCGCGCCAGGTGTCGGAGCAGAACTCGAAGGGTGTCGAGTTCCTGATGAAGAAGAACAAAATCACCGTTATCAAAGGGACCGGAACGCTGCTGCCCGGCAAGAAGGTCAAGGTCGGCAGCGATACGCACAGCGCCAACAAGGCCGTCATCATTGCGACGGGCTCTCGCGTCAAAGGCATTCCCGCCATTGGACTCGAGATCAACAAGACCACGGTCATCAGCTCCGATGAGGCCCTGTTCCTCGAGAAGGTGCCGGCCTCGATTGCGATCGTCGGCGCGGGCGCGGTCGGTTCCGAGTTTGCCGACATCTTCAACGCGTTCGGATCCAAGGTCACCCTGATCGAAGCCCTGCCGCGGATCATCCCGATCGAAGACGCCGACGCGTCCGACGTGCTGACCAAGAGCTACAAGAAGCGCGGCATTGCCGTGCTCGCCGGCGCCAAGGTCAAGAAGGCCACGGTCGGTGCGAACGACGTGACGCTGGAAGTCGAAGCAGGCGGTAAGACCGAAACGATTACCGTCGAGAAGGTTCTGATGGCGGCGGGGCGCGCGGTCAACACCGAAGACATCGGCCTCGACAAGGTCGGGATCAAGCTGACCGATCGCGGCTTCATTCAGGTCAACCTCGCAACACTGGAAACCACCGCCGCCGGCTACTACGCCATCGGCGACGTGGCCGGTCCGCCGATGCTGGCGCACAAGGGCAGTCGCGAAGGCACCTATGTCGCCGAGGTCATTGCCGGACACAAGCCGCATCCGATCAAGTACGACAACGTGCCGAGCGTGACGTACTGCCATCCAGAAGTCGCCAGCATCGGTTTGACGGAAGATCAGTGCAAGGAGAAGAAGCTCGACTATCAGGTCGGCAAGTTCCCCTTCAGCGCCAACGGGCGGGCACGGGCCTCGAACGACACCGAAGGCTTCGTCAAGATCATTCGCGACAAGAAGTACGGCGAAATCCTGGGCGCCACGATCGTCGGAGGCCATGCGTCCGAGATGATCCACGAACTCGCCGTGGCGCGCGAAAACGAGTACACGGTGGAAGAAGTCGATCTCGCCATCCATGCCCACCCGACGCTCTCCGAAGCGATTGCCGAGGCGGCGCTCGACTCGATGGGCCGCGTCATCCATACCTGA
- a CDS encoding pyruvate dehydrogenase complex dihydrolipoamide acetyltransferase translates to MATKIVMEALSPTMEEGRLVEWKKNEGDPVAVGDVLAEVETDKAVMELVARGAGVLLKQAVAAGTTVPVSDLVGWIGEPGENVDGGKAAPEAPKGDKKAKPEAAAATPADAPAEEPAKDNSPKDDSPKDESAKAAPAKTAAEPVSASSAATGRVKASPLARKIAAEKGVDLARVSGSGPEGRVIKRDLDGVAASSAAAAPARSLRQADKPAGPAFVDVPLSQIRKTIAKRLVQSIGPIPTFYLTSEIDMERAADLRDQLKGAYGDAAKVSFNDLVVRATALALRAHPAVNAWWQDDHIRQWNEIHVGMAVAIPDGLITPIIRNADGKSLLEIGAEAKELAGRARARKLQPDEYTGATFSISNLGMFDIEHFTAVINPPEAGILAIGSIATIPAVVNGTIVPRKRMRITMSCDHRVIDGATGAEFLKTLKQLLENPVALVW, encoded by the coding sequence ATGGCCACCAAGATCGTGATGGAGGCGCTCTCGCCCACGATGGAGGAAGGGCGCCTCGTCGAGTGGAAGAAGAACGAGGGCGACCCTGTCGCCGTCGGCGACGTGCTGGCCGAAGTCGAAACCGACAAGGCCGTCATGGAACTGGTCGCCCGCGGTGCCGGGGTCCTGCTCAAGCAGGCCGTGGCGGCAGGCACCACCGTGCCGGTATCGGACCTCGTCGGCTGGATCGGTGAGCCGGGCGAGAATGTCGACGGAGGCAAGGCCGCGCCCGAAGCGCCCAAGGGCGACAAGAAGGCCAAGCCCGAGGCCGCCGCCGCCACGCCGGCAGATGCGCCTGCGGAGGAGCCGGCCAAGGACAACTCGCCCAAAGACGATTCCCCCAAAGATGAGTCTGCCAAGGCCGCGCCCGCCAAGACCGCTGCAGAGCCGGTGTCTGCCTCCTCCGCAGCAACCGGACGAGTCAAGGCGTCGCCGTTGGCCCGGAAGATCGCAGCCGAGAAGGGCGTCGACCTCGCGCGGGTCAGCGGGTCCGGCCCGGAAGGTCGGGTCATCAAGCGCGACCTCGACGGCGTTGCCGCGTCGTCGGCCGCTGCTGCACCCGCACGATCCCTTCGGCAGGCCGACAAGCCGGCCGGCCCGGCGTTCGTCGACGTTCCGCTGTCGCAGATCCGGAAGACCATCGCCAAGCGGCTGGTGCAGTCGATCGGGCCGATTCCGACGTTCTATCTCACGTCGGAAATCGACATGGAGCGCGCCGCCGATCTCCGCGACCAGCTCAAGGGTGCCTACGGCGACGCCGCCAAGGTCTCGTTCAACGACCTGGTGGTGCGCGCCACCGCGCTGGCGCTTCGTGCGCACCCGGCCGTCAACGCCTGGTGGCAGGACGACCATATCCGCCAGTGGAACGAAATCCATGTCGGTATGGCGGTGGCAATTCCAGACGGCTTGATTACGCCGATCATCCGCAACGCCGACGGAAAGTCACTGCTCGAAATCGGCGCCGAGGCCAAGGAGCTCGCCGGCCGGGCGCGGGCCCGCAAGCTGCAGCCCGACGAGTACACCGGCGCCACGTTCTCGATTTCGAATCTCGGCATGTTCGACATCGAGCACTTCACTGCCGTGATCAATCCGCCCGAGGCCGGGATTCTCGCGATCGGATCGATCGCCACCATTCCGGCAGTGGTCAACGGCACCATCGTGCCGCGCAAGCGGATGCGAATCACCATGTCGTGCGATCATCGCGTCATCGATGGCGCCACCGGCGCCGAGTTCCTGAAGACGCTCAAGCAGCTGTTGGAGAATCCCGTCGCCCTGGTGTGGTGA
- the pdhA gene encoding pyruvate dehydrogenase (acetyl-transferring) E1 component subunit alpha yields the protein MTTTTKKTSSAKPPVQKPPDEATQALHRSFLRQMLLIRRFEERAGEAYSMGKIGGFCHLYIGQEAVAVGTMAALRPDDHIISAYREHGHALARGMTSRAVMAELFGKATGCSSGKGGSMHLFDASLGFLGGHGIVGSHIPLAAGVAFAHKYRGGDQVCVCFFGEAAVNIGAFHETLNMASLWGLPAIFIVENNGYGMGTAVSRAAAVTSLSDRGTSYDMPAETVDGQDVLTVRAAVEAAVNRARAESKPTLLEIKTYRYVGHSMSDAAHGTYRTKEEVDEYRRRDPIQVLADVMRGAGYWNDEQHQALEADVAAEVDDAYTFAEESPDPDPSELFTDVYAPTGEEGSN from the coding sequence ATGACGACAACGACCAAGAAGACGTCGAGTGCCAAGCCGCCGGTTCAAAAGCCGCCGGACGAGGCCACCCAAGCCCTCCATCGCTCCTTCCTGCGGCAAATGCTCCTGATCCGCCGGTTCGAGGAGCGCGCCGGCGAGGCCTACTCGATGGGCAAGATCGGCGGGTTCTGTCACCTCTACATCGGCCAGGAAGCGGTGGCCGTCGGCACCATGGCCGCCCTGCGCCCCGACGATCACATCATCAGCGCCTATCGTGAACACGGCCACGCCCTCGCTCGCGGCATGACGAGCCGGGCCGTGATGGCCGAGCTGTTCGGCAAGGCGACCGGATGTTCGTCGGGCAAGGGCGGCTCGATGCACCTGTTCGATGCCTCGCTCGGATTCCTGGGCGGCCACGGCATCGTGGGCAGCCACATTCCGCTCGCTGCGGGCGTCGCGTTCGCCCACAAGTACCGCGGCGGCGATCAGGTTTGTGTCTGCTTCTTCGGTGAGGCAGCAGTCAACATCGGCGCCTTCCACGAGACGCTCAACATGGCGTCACTCTGGGGGCTGCCCGCCATTTTCATCGTCGAGAATAATGGCTACGGCATGGGCACCGCCGTCTCGCGCGCCGCAGCGGTAACGAGCCTCTCGGACCGCGGCACCTCATACGACATGCCGGCGGAAACGGTCGATGGGCAGGACGTGCTTACGGTGCGTGCGGCGGTCGAGGCCGCCGTGAATCGGGCGCGGGCGGAGTCGAAGCCGACCCTGCTCGAAATCAAGACGTACCGCTACGTCGGCCACTCGATGTCCGACGCAGCGCACGGCACCTACCGCACCAAGGAAGAGGTCGACGAGTACCGGCGCCGCGATCCGATCCAGGTGCTGGCCGATGTGATGCGAGGCGCCGGGTACTGGAACGACGAGCAGCACCAGGCCCTCGAGGCCGATGTCGCCGCTGAAGTCGACGACGCCTACACCTTCGCGGAAGAATCGCCCGACCCGGATCCGTCGGAGCTCTTCACCGACGTGTACGCACCGACAGGCGAGGAGGGCAGCAACTGA
- a CDS encoding dipeptidase — protein sequence MALNSNAIDQQRDRMLAELVEFLSIPSISALPQHATDCRRAADWLVRRLQRLGCPKVEVIEGNGHPVVYAESPAVPGAPTLLIYGHYDVQPVDPLDEWVSPPFTPTVRDGRLYARGAADDKGQVFCLLEAYGAVLDAEGKPPINIRFMIEGEEESGGHVIQDLLAREPERARADAVLVCDMCYFDAGWPGVYTALRGMCYAEIQVRTLQRDLHSGSYGGAAPNALETLVRLLTDLKKRSGKINIPKLYKSVEKPSRAERDGWNSLPFDEARFLKEEVTGRALTGVEEATVLERIWALPTFEIHGIKGGFVGEGAKTVIPAVATAKVSLRLVPGLTYEKVSKWLAKAAARLAPDYADVTVTILHGGDPIQMDVSHPAFGKLDEAFREVVGRGTVPVRAGGSIPVVADFAKLGAPVVLSGIGLPDDGLHSPNEKLDLQQLWDGVVVFGRFFEKLAEKGTASTGQAATAPEA from the coding sequence GTGGCCCTCAATTCAAACGCCATTGACCAGCAGCGCGACCGCATGCTCGCGGAGCTGGTCGAGTTTCTCTCGATTCCGAGCATCAGCGCCCTGCCGCAGCACGCCACCGATTGCCGCCGGGCAGCTGACTGGCTGGTGCGCCGGTTGCAGCGGCTTGGATGCCCCAAGGTGGAGGTCATCGAAGGCAACGGCCACCCGGTGGTCTATGCGGAGAGCCCGGCGGTCCCCGGGGCGCCAACCCTGCTCATCTACGGGCACTACGACGTGCAGCCGGTCGATCCGCTCGACGAATGGGTCTCGCCGCCCTTCACGCCAACGGTGCGTGATGGCCGTCTCTACGCGCGCGGCGCCGCCGACGACAAAGGTCAGGTCTTTTGTCTTCTCGAGGCCTATGGCGCGGTGCTCGATGCCGAGGGCAAGCCGCCGATCAACATTCGTTTCATGATCGAAGGCGAGGAGGAATCGGGCGGTCACGTGATCCAGGACCTGCTGGCGCGCGAGCCCGAACGGGCTCGGGCGGATGCCGTCCTGGTCTGCGACATGTGCTACTTCGATGCTGGCTGGCCCGGCGTGTACACCGCCCTTCGCGGCATGTGCTACGCCGAGATCCAGGTGCGCACCTTGCAGCGGGATCTCCACTCGGGTTCTTACGGCGGGGCCGCGCCCAATGCCCTCGAGACCCTGGTCCGGCTGCTGACCGACCTCAAGAAGCGCTCGGGCAAGATCAACATTCCCAAGCTCTACAAGTCGGTCGAGAAGCCCTCACGCGCCGAGCGGGACGGCTGGAACAGCCTCCCATTCGACGAGGCCCGATTCCTCAAGGAGGAAGTGACCGGCCGTGCGTTGACCGGGGTCGAAGAAGCCACCGTGCTGGAGCGGATCTGGGCGCTGCCAACCTTCGAGATCCACGGCATCAAGGGTGGGTTTGTCGGTGAGGGGGCCAAGACCGTGATTCCCGCGGTCGCCACCGCGAAGGTAAGCCTCCGCCTGGTGCCTGGGCTGACGTACGAGAAGGTGTCGAAGTGGCTTGCCAAAGCAGCAGCGAGGCTGGCGCCCGACTACGCTGATGTCACCGTAACCATCCTCCACGGTGGCGATCCGATTCAGATGGATGTCAGTCACCCCGCGTTCGGCAAACTCGACGAAGCATTCCGCGAGGTCGTCGGACGCGGTACCGTGCCGGTGCGTGCTGGCGGGTCGATTCCCGTGGTAGCTGACTTTGCGAAGTTGGGTGCGCCCGTGGTGCTGAGCGGAATCGGGCTTCCCGATGACGGTCTGCACTCGCCTAACGAGAAGCTGGATCTTCAGCAGCTCTGGGACGGCGTGGTGGTGTTCGGCAGGTTCTTCGAGAAGCTGGCGGAGAAGGGAACCGCGTCGACGGGTCAGGCGGCAACGGCTCCGGAGGCGTGA
- a CDS encoding DUF1684 domain-containing protein, with protein MLARHRLAQSLLLGMMTSPAVAQTTVPADLEAERRAFTAWLADAATSPRRAVAHHPVGRRLTLGPADADVPLADTPLGVMTERNGSVVLTVDGTSHPLVRDRAAPLGSYQVVAAGPPTRTTVTVYRTEAPSAAPPTYFPYNSSWRHEVSLERSGQGGVMRMLALDGIEIEARRAGSVTIRAGGSSVTLLVVETPARRADLPAELVIYFRDATAGQGSYPAGRFVTLQPLANGRFLLDFNRSRNPYCAYNPVLPCPAPVRGNTVPARVSAGERYTELPE; from the coding sequence ATGCTGGCACGACACCGGCTGGCGCAGTCGCTGTTGCTCGGAATGATGACAAGTCCCGCCGTTGCCCAGACAACCGTCCCTGCCGACCTTGAGGCCGAGCGTCGCGCCTTTACGGCATGGCTGGCGGACGCCGCGACTTCACCGCGCCGCGCCGTCGCGCACCACCCGGTGGGCCGCCGGCTGACGCTGGGCCCGGCAGACGCCGACGTACCCTTGGCCGACACACCCCTCGGAGTGATGACGGAACGCAACGGCAGCGTTGTCCTGACTGTCGACGGTACCTCACATCCGCTGGTCCGAGACCGTGCCGCACCCCTGGGCAGCTACCAGGTCGTGGCGGCCGGCCCGCCAACCCGAACCACGGTGACGGTTTACCGAACCGAAGCACCTTCGGCTGCTCCGCCGACCTACTTCCCCTACAACTCCTCCTGGCGGCACGAGGTCAGCCTGGAACGGTCGGGACAAGGCGGCGTGATGCGAATGCTGGCGCTCGACGGCATCGAGATCGAGGCTCGCCGTGCCGGGTCGGTTACGATTCGCGCAGGAGGCTCGTCAGTAACACTCCTCGTGGTCGAAACCCCCGCCCGGAGGGCGGACCTGCCAGCGGAGCTGGTGATCTATTTCCGAGATGCCACAGCAGGTCAGGGCAGCTACCCGGCGGGGCGTTTCGTCACCCTGCAACCTCTGGCGAACGGTCGGTTCCTGCTCGACTTCAATCGAAGCCGCAATCCGTACTGCGCCTACAACCCCGTCCTGCCCTGCCCCGCACCGGTTCGCGGCAACACGGTACCGGCCCGCGTGTCTGCTGGAGAGCGCTACACCGAGCTCCCTGAATAG